Proteins encoded together in one Gemmatimonadales bacterium window:
- a CDS encoding SWIB/MDM2 domain-containing protein, whose product MATKKKTAARRPAKKAARRSTAKKATRRTTKKAAKKSSGKKRVPSAAFMKPMQPSAQLSAVVGSSPIPRTEVTKKLWAYIKRNGLQDSKNRRAINADDKLRPVFGGKSQVSMFDMTKMVNKHLS is encoded by the coding sequence ATGGCCACCAAGAAGAAGACTGCCGCACGTAGACCAGCGAAGAAAGCCGCCAGAAGGTCCACCGCCAAGAAGGCTACCAGGCGCACCACCAAGAAGGCCGCCAAGAAGTCGAGCGGCAAGAAGCGGGTCCCGAGCGCCGCGTTCATGAAGCCGATGCAGCCGAGCGCGCAGCTCTCCGCCGTCGTGGGCTCCTCCCCCATCCCGCGCACCGAAGTCACCAAGAAGCTCTGGGCGTACATCAAGCGGAACGGGTTGCAGGACTCCAAGAACCGCCGCGCCATCAATGCCGATGACAAGCTCCGTCCGGTCTTCGGCGGCAAGAGCCAGGTCTCGATGTTCGACATGACCAAGATGGTCAACAAGCACCTCAGCTAA
- a CDS encoding PQQ-dependent sugar dehydrogenase: MSVSSMVRLVALAALPATAVLAIASRRPASPCSPGESGLIVPDGFCATVVASDLGPVRQLAVSPSGDLYAAISGRSRLFGGGGVTALRDRDGDGKPEEHASFGPRGGNDVKLHDGYVYLALDDRVLRWRLPNGALAPASDPEMIVARLPDEGDHTAKSLAFPGGNVMLVNIGSATNSCQERNRARRSKGQEPCRELERRAGIWQFVADRAGQTFADGKRFATGLRNTEALAVQPGTGAVYGGVMGRDQLADNWGFSAEVSANDPAEELVRMEAGDDFGWPYCYYSNEVHKKVLAPEYGGDGRTVGRCAKAKDPAIAFPGHWAPLALAFVTGNALGAKYDGGLFIAFHGSWNRAPLPQTGYRIVFAPFADGRPSGAYETFATGAGGPTSLRASGVAMGKDGALYISADNEEKIWRVARR, encoded by the coding sequence ATGTCTGTCTCGTCGATGGTCCGCCTGGTGGCGCTCGCCGCCCTCCCCGCAACTGCCGTTCTCGCTATCGCGTCCCGGCGGCCTGCCTCCCCCTGTTCCCCGGGCGAGAGCGGGCTGATCGTGCCGGATGGGTTCTGCGCCACGGTGGTGGCCAGCGACCTTGGCCCGGTCCGTCAGCTCGCCGTCTCCCCCAGTGGTGACCTCTACGCGGCGATCTCCGGGCGCAGCAGGCTGTTCGGCGGGGGTGGCGTGACCGCCTTGCGTGATCGTGACGGGGATGGCAAGCCGGAGGAGCACGCCAGCTTCGGTCCGCGGGGCGGAAACGATGTCAAGCTCCACGACGGATATGTCTATCTGGCCCTCGACGACCGCGTTCTTCGCTGGCGCTTGCCCAACGGGGCGCTGGCTCCCGCGAGCGATCCCGAGATGATCGTGGCCCGACTACCCGATGAAGGAGATCATACGGCGAAGAGCCTCGCGTTCCCTGGCGGGAACGTGATGCTGGTGAACATCGGGTCGGCCACCAATAGCTGCCAGGAACGAAATCGCGCCCGGCGGTCCAAGGGACAAGAGCCCTGCCGGGAGCTGGAGCGCCGCGCCGGGATCTGGCAGTTCGTCGCCGATCGCGCCGGACAGACCTTCGCCGATGGCAAGCGCTTCGCCACCGGCCTCAGGAATACCGAGGCACTCGCGGTACAGCCCGGGACCGGCGCCGTGTACGGCGGTGTGATGGGCCGGGACCAGCTGGCCGACAACTGGGGCTTCAGCGCCGAGGTGAGCGCCAACGATCCGGCGGAGGAGCTGGTGCGAATGGAGGCGGGGGACGATTTCGGCTGGCCCTACTGCTACTACAGCAACGAAGTGCACAAGAAGGTGCTGGCGCCGGAGTACGGAGGAGACGGCCGGACCGTGGGCCGGTGCGCCAAGGCCAAGGACCCGGCCATCGCCTTCCCCGGCCACTGGGCACCGCTCGCCCTCGCCTTCGTCACCGGCAACGCGCTCGGCGCGAAGTACGACGGCGGGCTGTTCATCGCCTTCCACGGCTCGTGGAACCGGGCCCCGCTGCCCCAGACCGGGTACCGGATAGTGTTCGCGCCCTTCGCCGACGGCCGGCCCAGCGGTGCGTACGAGACCTTCGCGACCGGCGCGGGGGGACCGACCTCGCTCAGGGCCAGCGGGGTGGCCATGGGGAAGGACGGTGCCCTCTACATCAGCGCCGACAACGAGGAGAAGATCTGGCGGGTGGCCAGACGCTGA